One part of the Acidobacteriota bacterium genome encodes these proteins:
- a CDS encoding response regulator: MAGSERRVLIVDDDPDIVDYLSFFLEDEGFAVKTAGRCSTARGMLDEFQPEVILIDALLPGKSGLDLLVSLRRDPKWSEVPMVVVTGNDTLLEDDCQSYLGAHEGVRGPDGVLGKPVDRETLLAVLDTLLDGTGSG; this comes from the coding sequence ATGGCGGGATCCGAGCGGCGGGTTCTGATCGTCGACGACGACCCCGATATTGTCGATTACCTTTCGTTCTTCCTGGAGGATGAGGGCTTCGCGGTGAAGACCGCCGGCCGCTGCTCGACCGCTCGCGGAATGTTGGATGAGTTCCAACCGGAGGTGATCCTCATCGATGCCCTGCTGCCGGGCAAGTCCGGCCTCGACCTCCTGGTGTCGTTGCGCCGCGATCCGAAATGGAGCGAGGTGCCGATGGTCGTTGTGACGGGCAACGACACCCTGCTCGAGGACGACTGCCAGTCGTACCTCGGTGCGCACGAAGGTGTTCGCGGTCCGGACGGCGTGCTCGGCAAACCGGTCGACCGCGAAACCCTGCTGGCGGTGCTCGACACCCTCCTCGACGGCACCGGGTCCGGTTAA